A region from the Anaerolineales bacterium genome encodes:
- a CDS encoding PspC domain-containing protein: protein MSGRLVRSRTDRFLGGVCGGLGKYLGIDPTIVRLIFLLLLLTQGFGFLLYLILWILVPVEGGAEAVSGSVGDRLAEGMKGVGEDIRHVAQTPHPQAGFWIGVGLIVLGVVLVAERVADMLGLEWLTAWMNWSALWPILLIVVGAALIIRGARKEN, encoded by the coding sequence ATGAGTGGAAGACTGGTACGAAGCCGGACCGACCGATTTCTGGGAGGCGTGTGCGGCGGATTGGGCAAATACCTGGGGATCGATCCGACCATCGTTCGGCTGATTTTCCTGTTGCTGCTCTTAACGCAGGGCTTCGGCTTTCTGCTTTACCTCATTCTGTGGATCTTGGTGCCGGTGGAGGGGGGGGCCGAGGCCGTGTCGGGAAGCGTCGGCGACCGGCTGGCCGAAGGCATGAAGGGGGTGGGTGAGGATATCCGTCACGTTGCGCAAACCCCCCATCCGCAGGCGGGATTCTGGATCGGCGTGGGGTTGATCGTCCTCGGCGTGGTGCTGGTCGCCGAGCGGGTGGCGGATATGCTCGGACTCGAATGGCTGACCGCCTGGATGAATTGGTCGGCCCTGTGGCCGATCCTGCTGATCGTGGTCGGTGCGGCGCTGATCATCCGCGGCGCGCGGAAGGAGAATTAA
- the galK gene encoding galactokinase has product MSRNPQIEARVTAAFREQFGSAPAGIARAPGRVNLIGEHTDYNEGWVLPAAIERAVYLAAAPRADPVLEISAPDVDERVSLPLPDPAKSAEEQAGAYPPWARYAAGVAWALARRGFRVPGLRGVFSSSVPIGSGLSSSAALEVAFALAFQAAGGWSAPRMDLARACQEAEHSFTGVRCGLMDQFASLHGREGCALLLDCRSMEYEPIPIPPSAVLVIADTRVRHKLGDGAYNERRAQCEQAVNILARSHPQVRALRDVTPGMLRSAGDSLPEVVRRRAEHVVMECERTLLTADALRRGDLAAAGELMDAGHASLRDLYQVSVPELDAMAGAARSIPGCFGARLTGAGFGGCTIQLVEREQADTFVDLLATKYFDATGIPPEVVATRPAEGADWVESS; this is encoded by the coding sequence ATGAGCCGCAATCCGCAGATCGAAGCCAGGGTCACGGCCGCCTTCCGGGAGCAATTCGGCTCGGCGCCGGCGGGAATCGCGCGCGCTCCGGGGCGGGTTAATCTGATCGGGGAGCACACCGATTACAACGAAGGCTGGGTGTTGCCGGCCGCCATCGAGCGCGCGGTTTATCTGGCTGCGGCTCCCCGCGCCGATCCGGTGCTCGAGATCTCCGCCCCCGACGTCGACGAGCGCGTTTCGCTGCCCCTGCCGGATCCCGCGAAGAGCGCCGAGGAGCAGGCCGGCGCCTATCCGCCGTGGGCCCGGTATGCGGCGGGAGTGGCTTGGGCGCTGGCCCGCCGCGGGTTCCGGGTTCCCGGCCTGCGCGGGGTGTTTTCCTCCTCCGTCCCGATCGGATCCGGATTGAGCTCGTCGGCGGCGCTCGAGGTCGCGTTCGCGCTCGCGTTTCAGGCGGCCGGCGGGTGGAGCGCGCCGCGGATGGATCTGGCCCGCGCTTGCCAGGAGGCGGAACACAGCTTCACCGGAGTCCGCTGCGGTCTGATGGACCAATTCGCCTCCCTCCATGGCAGGGAGGGCTGCGCCCTGTTGCTGGACTGCCGTTCGATGGAATACGAGCCGATCCCGATCCCGCCGTCCGCCGTGCTGGTGATCGCCGACACCCGGGTGCGCCACAAGCTGGGGGACGGCGCCTACAACGAGCGGCGCGCGCAGTGCGAGCAGGCGGTGAACATCCTCGCCCGGTCGCATCCGCAGGTCCGGGCGCTACGCGACGTCACCCCGGGGATGCTGCGCTCGGCGGGCGACAGCCTTCCGGAAGTGGTCCGCAGGCGCGCGGAGCACGTGGTGATGGAATGCGAGCGGACTCTGCTGACGGCCGACGCCCTGCGGCGCGGCGACTTGGCCGCCGCTGGGGAGTTGATGGACGCCGGCCATGCCAGCCTGCGGGATCTGTACCAGGTGAGCGTTCCGGAGTTGGACGCGATGGCCGGGGCGGCGAGGTCTATCCCTGGCTGTTTCGGCGCCCGTCTGACCGGCGCCGGATTCGGCGGCTGCACCATCCAACTGGTGGAACGGGAACAGGCGGATACGTTCGTTGATCTCCTCGCGACCAAGTATTTCGACGCCACCGGAATTCCTCCCGAAGTGGTGGCGACCCGGCCGGCCGAAGGAGCGGACTGGGTTGAAAGCTCTTGA